One Engraulis encrasicolus isolate BLACKSEA-1 chromosome 5, IST_EnEncr_1.0, whole genome shotgun sequence DNA segment encodes these proteins:
- the zgc:110410 gene encoding protein lifeguard 1 — MASDNKGGNPPPYNPYAPQQYSSYGSGAGPQDGSVNINVISPMQVGVPEDQSDGPPSYIEDFEETNVFSDKSIRRGFIRRVYFTLTIQLLATVGIICAFIFWPQLNAWAFQNSWLTYTAMATTGVLMLVLACCGDIRRRVPMNFICLGLFTIAKGVMLGSLCVLFEVEPVLWAMGAAAFVTLGLTLFAVQTKIDFTMCSGMLFALCFSLLGFGLLCGIMRSNYLYIVYACLGTLVFSMYLVFDTQIMLGGNHRYTVDPEEYVFAALNLYLDIITLFLLLLQLISICSD; from the exons ATGGCTAGCGACAACAAGGGTGGGAATCCTCCGCCATACAACCCCTACGCCCCTCAGCAGTACTCCAGCTATGGCAGTGGAGCGGGACCCCAGGACGGCTCCGTGAACATCAATGTCATCTCCCCAATGCAAGTCGGAGTGCCGGAGGATCAGTCAGATGGCCCACCATCCTACATTGAAGACTTCGAGGAGACAAACGTTTTCTCAGATAAATCCATTAGAAGAG GTTTCATAAGAAGGGTGTATTTCACACTCACGATTCAACTGTTGGCCACTGTGGGAATTATCTGTGCTTTTATATTCTG GCCTCAACTGAATGCATGGGCCTTTCAAAACAGTTGGTTGACATATACTGCAAT GGCAACAACTGGTGTTCTCATGTTGGTTTTGGCTTGCTGTGGGGATATTCGACGAAGAGTTCCCATGAATTTCATATGTCTAGGCCTGTTT ACAATTGCAAAGGGGGTTATGCttggatctctgtgtgt GCTTTTCGAAGTTGAACCTGTTCTTTGGGCAATGGGAGCCGCAGCATTTGTAACCTTGGGTTTGACCCTCTTTGCTGTTCAGACTAAA ATTGACTTCACCATGTGCAGTGGAATGTTGTTTGCCCTATGTTTCTCCCTCCTGGGCTTTGGTCTCCTGTGTGGCATTATGAGATCAAAC TATCTGTACATTGTGTATGCATGCCTCGGCACATTAGTCTTTTCTATG tATCTGGTGTTTGATACTCAGATTATGCTAGGTGGTAACCATAGATACACCGTGGACCCAGAGGAGTATGTCTTCGCAGCACTGAATCTGTACCTTGACATTATCACCCTTTTCCTTTTGTTGCTTCAGTTGATCTCAATCTGTTCTGATTAG